A region from the Aegilops tauschii subsp. strangulata cultivar AL8/78 chromosome 5, Aet v6.0, whole genome shotgun sequence genome encodes:
- the LOC141023262 gene encoding protein P21-like produces the protein MASSLTLILALLLAIAATTDAITVHLLNKCPYTVWPGAYPVGGGSRLDTGQAATIQVPPGTAAGRIWGRTGCNFDASGRGSCTTGDCGGVLACAAGGRPPATLAEYTLGKGGSPDFYDISLVDGFNVPMSFGPAGGGFHAISCAADINANCPSELKVDGGCVSACVKFGAPQYCCMPPLTPSTCGPTDYSRFFKGHCPDAYSYAYDDKSSTFTCPVGSDYQVTFCP, from the coding sequence ATGGCATCTTCACTTACCCTCATCCTTGCTCTTCTCCTCGCAATCGCTGCCACCACCGACGCTATCACTGTCCACCTACTCAACAAGTGCCCCTACACGGTGTGGCCAGGAGCCTACCCGGTCGGCGGCGGGAGCAGGCTCGACACGGGTCAGGCGGCGACCATTCAAGTCCCCCCGGGCACGGCGGCTGGAAGGATTTGGGGCCGCACCGGCTGCAACTTCGATGCTAGTGGCCGCGGGTCATGCACCACGGGCGACTGTGGCGGCGTGCTAGCCTGCGCTGCCGGCGGGAGGCCACCCGCGACGCTCGCCGAGTACACGCTGGGTAAGGGCGGCAGCCCCGACTTCTATGACATCTCCCTCGTTGACGGATTCAACGTGCCGATGAGCTTTGGGCCTGCCGGCGGCGGCTTTCACGCGATAAGCTGTGCCGCGGACATCAACGCAAATTGCCCGTCGGAGCTGAAGGTGGACGGAGGATGCGTGAGTGCCTGCGTCAAGTTCGGCGCCCCCCAGTACTGCTGCATGCCGCCGCTCACGCCGTCGACCTGCGGGCCGACGGACTACTCGCGCTTCTTCAAGGGGCACTGCCCGGACGCCTACAGCTACGCCTACGACGACAAGAGCAGCACCTTCACCTGCCCCGTCGGATCAGACTACCAAGTCACCTTCTGCCCATAG
- the LOC109769169 gene encoding alpha-amylase/trypsin inhibitor-like: MAFSGVVHLIALVLVLAATADAATITVVNRCSYTIWPGALPGGGVRLDPGQSWQLNMPAGTAGARVWPRTGCTFDGSGRGHCITGDCAGALSCRVSGEQPATLAEYTLGQGGSQDFFDLSVIDGFNTPMSFQPVGGAPCRAATCAVDITRECLPELQVPGGCASACGKFGGDTYCCRGQFEHNCPPTNYSRFFKGKCPDAYSYAKDDQTSTFTCPAGTNYQIVLCPARNDLHMDQ, translated from the coding sequence ATGGCGTTCTCTGGCGTCGTCCACCTCATCGCTCTCGTGCTCGTGCTCGCTGCCACCGCCGATGCGGCCACTATCACCGTCGTGAACCGGTGCTCCTACACGATATGGCCGGGCGCGCTCCCAGGCGGCGGCGTGCGTCTCGACCCGGGCCAGTCGTGGCAGCTCAACATGCCCGCCGGCACCGCGGGCGCCAGGGTGTGGCCGCGCACGGGATGCACCTTCGACGGCAGCGGCCGCGGCCACTGCATCACCGGCGACTGCGCGGGCGCGCTCTCCTGCCGCGTGTCGGGCGAGCAGCCTGCCACGCTGGCCGAGTACACGCTGGGGCAGGGCGGGAGCCAGGACTTCTTCGATCTGTCCGTCATCGACGGCTTCAATACGCCCATGAGCTTCCAGCCCGTCGGCGGCGCGCCGTGCCGTGCGGCGACCTGCGCCGTAGACATCACCAGGGAGTGCCTGCCCGAGCTGCAGGTGCCCGGAGGGTGCGCGAGCGCGTGCGGCAAGTTCGGCGGCGACACCTACTGCTGCCGGGGCCAGTTCGAGCACAACTGCCCGCCGACCAACTACTCGAGGTTCTTCAAGGGCAAGTGCCCAGACGCCTACAGCTACGCCAAGGACGACCAGACCAGCACCTTCACGTGTCCCGCCGGAACCAACTACCAGATCGTCCTCTGCCCCGCCCGAAATGATTTACACATGGATCAGTAA